A stretch of Schistocerca cancellata isolate TAMUIC-IGC-003103 chromosome 3, iqSchCanc2.1, whole genome shotgun sequence DNA encodes these proteins:
- the LOC126176370 gene encoding craniofacial development protein 2-like, which produces MPRTFGGDGVPPLTDKPVTPKIRLGKQMVMRWGAININGGYSGKKVELAKPASKMGLDVLAVSDIRVRGEKEEEVGEYKVYLSGVKAGIVQWGVGFYIRKEMEPSVVAIRYVNERLMWIDLTASSKKIRIVSVYSHCEGTDQDKMDSFYEAFSDVIVRVKDKDSVLLMGDFNARIGYRTEGYEKVMGKFGEDMETNRNGKQLLDFCASMGLVITNSFFKRKNIHRYTWEGIDYIITDQEFRKAVRDTRVFRGFFDDTDHYLICSEIGIVRPKV; this is translated from the coding sequence atgcctcggacctttggaggtgacggagtcccacctctaactgacaaaccagtgactcctaagatacgacttggcaaacaaatggtaatgagatggggagctattaatatcaatgggggctactctgggaagaaggtagagctggcaaaacctgcaagtaagatggggctggacgttttagctgttagtgacattcgggtaaggggtgagaaagaagaggaagtgggagaatacaaggtctacctgtcaggagtcaaagcaggaatagtacaatggggtgtagggttttacatcaggaaagaaatggaacccagcgtagttgcaataaggtatgtaaacgaacgactgatgtggatagatttgacagcgtctagcaagaaaattaggattgtgtcagtatattcgcattgtgaagggacagatcaagataagatggatagtttttatgaggcattcagtgatgtaattgttagagtaaaggacaaggacagtgttctgctcatgggtgattttaacgccaggattggttatcgaacagaagggtatgaaaaggttatgggtaaatttggagaggatatggagaccaacaggaacgggaaacaactcttggatttctgtgccagtatgggcttggtaatcacaaactccttttttaaacgtaagaacattcaccggtatacttgggaaggcattgactatataataacagatcaggaattcaggaaggctgtgagggacacacgtgtattcaggggattctttgatgacactgatcattatttaatctgcagtgaaattgggattgtgaggccgaaagtgtag